A region from the Sphingomonas flavescens genome encodes:
- a CDS encoding bifunctional salicylyl-CoA 5-hydroxylase/oxidoreductase: protein MKLRDPSHEITVFERNARGVTFGWGVVFSDLTVDNITRNDPVSAAIITGEFAHWDDIDVHIHGQTITSGGHGFIGIGRKRLLEILCARAEELGVRLHFEAECDPAHPRWRDYDLVIAADGANSRFRDATPQAFGVDIDVRANKFVWLGTSKVFDAFTFAFEETEHGWVWAHAYKFAPDCSTFIVECSESTWRGLGFDRMSQDESIEACEKVFAKYRDGHSLQSNATHLVGSAAWLNFRRIKCERWSSGNVILLGDAAHTAHFSIGSGTKLALEDAIKLAEVLNRPNISLAAGLDEYVAERNLEVLKLQNSARNSTEWFETLERYTHFEPLQFAYSLLTRSQRISHENLRVRDAAWLSEVERWFWNRATDGKSDKAAPPMFAPFRLRQMIVENRVTVSPMAMYSAVDGTPNDFHFVHYGERALGGAGLLFTEMTCVSPEGRITPGCTGMWNDDHVAAWKRIVDFVHAQSRAKICLQLGHSGAKGSTCLGWDGNDVPLTDGNWPVMAASDVPWSPVNQVPAPMTRADMDRVRDEFVTAVRMGLDAGFDMIELHAAHGYLLSGFITPLQNKRTDEYGGSLENRLRFPLEVFAAMRAAWPQDHPMSVRISATDWAGGGGITPDEAVEIGEAFAREGADLIDVSAGQTWADQQPVYGRMFQTPFSDRIRNEGKLATMAVGNIYEPDHANSILAAGRADLVALARPHLVDPFWTLRAAAQLDYRDVACPPQYLNGLSQLARNMKRDAEAAAALKV from the coding sequence ATGAAATTGCGTGATCCCAGCCATGAAATAACCGTGTTTGAGCGCAATGCGCGCGGCGTCACTTTCGGCTGGGGCGTCGTCTTCTCGGACCTCACCGTCGACAATATTACGCGTAACGATCCGGTTTCGGCGGCGATCATCACCGGCGAGTTCGCGCACTGGGACGACATTGACGTCCACATCCACGGCCAGACGATCACCTCGGGCGGCCACGGCTTCATCGGCATCGGCCGCAAGCGTCTGTTGGAGATCCTGTGCGCCCGCGCGGAGGAGCTCGGCGTCAGGCTGCACTTCGAGGCCGAGTGCGACCCCGCGCACCCGCGCTGGCGTGATTATGATCTCGTCATCGCCGCTGATGGCGCCAACTCCCGCTTCCGTGACGCCACGCCGCAGGCCTTCGGCGTCGACATCGATGTGCGCGCGAACAAGTTCGTCTGGCTCGGCACGTCGAAAGTATTCGACGCCTTCACCTTCGCGTTCGAGGAGACAGAACACGGTTGGGTCTGGGCGCACGCCTACAAGTTCGCGCCCGACTGCTCGACCTTCATCGTCGAATGTTCGGAAAGCACGTGGCGCGGCCTCGGCTTCGACCGCATGTCGCAGGACGAAAGCATTGAGGCCTGTGAGAAAGTGTTTGCGAAGTATCGCGACGGCCATTCGCTGCAGTCGAATGCGACGCACCTCGTCGGCTCGGCGGCCTGGCTCAACTTCCGCCGCATCAAGTGCGAGCGCTGGTCGAGCGGCAACGTCATCCTGCTCGGCGACGCCGCCCATACCGCGCATTTCTCAATCGGCAGCGGCACCAAGCTGGCGCTCGAAGACGCGATCAAGCTGGCCGAGGTGCTCAATCGCCCGAACATCAGCCTCGCGGCGGGCCTCGACGAATATGTTGCCGAGCGGAACCTTGAAGTGCTCAAGCTGCAGAACAGCGCGCGCAACTCGACCGAATGGTTCGAGACGCTGGAGCGCTACACGCATTTCGAGCCGCTGCAGTTCGCCTACTCGCTGCTGACGCGCAGCCAGCGTATCAGCCACGAAAATCTGCGCGTGCGCGATGCCGCCTGGCTGTCCGAGGTCGAACGCTGGTTCTGGAACCGCGCGACGGACGGCAAGTCCGACAAGGCCGCGCCGCCGATGTTCGCGCCTTTCAGACTGCGCCAAATGATTGTGGAGAACCGCGTCACCGTGTCGCCGATGGCGATGTATTCAGCGGTCGACGGCACGCCGAACGACTTCCACTTCGTGCATTACGGCGAACGCGCGCTCGGCGGCGCCGGCCTGCTGTTTACCGAGATGACCTGCGTCTCGCCTGAAGGCCGCATCACGCCGGGCTGCACCGGTATGTGGAACGACGACCACGTCGCCGCGTGGAAGCGCATCGTCGACTTCGTGCACGCCCAGTCGAGGGCGAAGATCTGCCTGCAACTCGGCCATTCCGGCGCCAAGGGTTCGACGTGTCTCGGCTGGGACGGCAATGACGTGCCGCTCACCGACGGCAACTGGCCGGTGATGGCCGCGAGCGACGTGCCATGGTCGCCCGTTAACCAGGTGCCGGCGCCAATGACCCGCGCCGACATGGATCGTGTCCGCGACGAGTTCGTGACGGCCGTGCGCATGGGGCTCGACGCCGGGTTCGACATGATCGAACTACACGCCGCGCACGGATATCTGCTGTCGGGCTTCATCACGCCGCTGCAGAACAAGCGCACCGACGAATATGGCGGTTCGCTCGAGAACAGGCTGCGCTTCCCGCTCGAAGTTTTCGCCGCGATGCGCGCGGCCTGGCCGCAGGATCACCCAATGTCCGTGCGAATCTCGGCGACGGACTGGGCCGGCGGTGGCGGCATCACGCCCGACGAAGCCGTCGAGATCGGCGAAGCCTTCGCACGCGAAGGGGCCGACTTAATCGATGTGTCGGCCGGCCAGACCTGGGCCGACCAGCAACCGGTCTATGGCCGCATGTTCCAGACCCCATTCAGCGACCGCATCCGCAATGAGGGCAAGCTGGCGACCATGGCGGTCGGCAACATCTACGAGCCCGACCACGCCAATTCGATCCTCGCCGCCGGCCGTGCCGATCTCGTCGCGCTTGCCCGACCGCACCTCGTCGATCCGTTCTGGACTCTGCGCGCGGCAGCGCAGCTCGACTACCGCGACGTCGCCTGCCCGCCACAATATCTCAACGGCCTCAGCCAGCTCGCGCGTAACATGAAACGCGACGCCGAAGCCGCGGCGGCGCTGAAGGTTTAA